The genomic segment TACCTGACATTAGAACTGCTCATTCCTAATTCTTTCAAAAAGCGTCTCTTGCTATTCTGAGTAGCAGGGTGGTCGACTTCAAATACGGGAATATCTTTCAGCTTGTTTTTTAATGTCTCTGCCCGGAAATCATATCCGGCGCCTAAAATTATTAATTGTTCGCCTTTTTCTTCAACAAATTTCAATAATATATCATCGATGACTCTTGTCCGCAGTTTTATCCAAAAGACACTTAATATTGCCGGGCTGAACAAACCAAATATTTTCCAAAATATATTAGGGTATTTTTGAATCAGGTTAATAATTTTTTTTGCTTTGCCATGGACTAATTGTATTCCAACCGGGTTATTGCAAATTGTTTCATCCCCGACCGGAATATTAGCTATACTGCGGCAAACAGCTACCCAAATTGCAGTTTTACTGGATTTATTGTCTTTCATAATAATAAGTTTAAAGACGTCCGAAGTCCGAGGTCCGAGGTCCAATGTCATGATACCTGATGAAAAAGACATGAAGCAAGAGACAGAGACAAAGACGTCCGAAGTCCGAGGTCCGAGGTCCGAGGTCATGACACCTGATGAAAAAGACATGAAGCAAGATTTAAGATTTAAAATAACTTTTCGAGGGCCAACCTACTGTCTGTGCAAAGAGCACAATCTGCTCTGTCCGCAAATTTAACATTGCTACAAGACTCGCCTTTTGGCAATTATGGAACCAGGCTGCCAAACCTTGTGAGGCAGCGAATAAAGCAACGTTACCTGCAATGAGACCTGTATCGACATAATAATAAGATTTCTGTATCTCGGGATTATACAAGCCCGGCTCCTGAAACCCTGCCTTACTGAATTTATCAAGGTCCACGACATAAATAATACGTACCGGAGCGTTTGCACCGGCATTACCCTGTCCAGAGTTGATAGCCATCTTACGGAAATCTCCTGCTCTAACGGGAACGAGCCGGTGAGGAACCGCTTCGTAAAGATAGAGTCCTTCCTGCATAGCGACATAAATATCTATTTCCTGTGAATTACTGGCTGATGCGGCTGTTCTTCCACGAGTCCCGAATGGTCCTTTCTTACGGTTTACTCCGAATGCCGCCCAGAGAAGATTGGACAGTAACTGTACAGGAAGTTTTCTGTCGCTAATAGTGCGGACGGTACTTCTTTTTTTAAGCGCCTCCATTACAGTTTTACCGCCGGTATGTTTAGGATTGGGGAGCTTGATGGGGTTTAATTCGTGTACTATTTTACTTTTCATTTTGATTCTCCTTCCGGTGATTTGAGGCAGGGTTGTATTTTCTTTACTGTTATTCGTTTTCTTCTTCAGGCATGAGTTGTTTACATCTTTTTATTTTATCAATTGACTGTTTATGGTTAGGAAGAAACATTAAAACTTTTTTAAATTCAGCCATTGCACCTTCATAATCCTTATTTCCCATAAGCTGATTACCTTTATCGTAATATCCCTGTACCTTAATTTTAGTTTTAGCGTCCAGCATTTCTGACCCTTCTACATATTTATTAGGGTTTTTCTGCTGTGCTTTCTCTTCTTTTGCCTGTGATTCAGGAATCAGCTCAGAATGTATCGAGTAGTCTTCCTCAGCTGTATTTTCAGCGCCAAATTTGAAACAAAACCCGATATTATGAGTGAGCCCCAATTCACCCATTAAAGACAGGGCGTAATCAACAGAAATATTATTTTGAGCAACCCCGATTCCAAACGACAACGTGTCCTCGTCATAGCCAATTTTATAACCGGTCCTTAAAAAATATGTATCTTTAAATGAAAACTCACAGCCAACATTTTCTTTGAGCTTAGTATCGTTTTGTTTCGATATGTCAAAATCAGCGACCATATTATAATTCGGTTTTTCAATCAGCCAGTAGGAAACACCTGCTTTTACAGTTAGCGGCAAAGAAAAACTTTTATCCTGATATTTTAATTTTGTCCCTGCATTCAACAGCGATAGTCCGACCCCGAATCCCTCCCCGTTATACAGCAAGCCTGTGTCAAATCCCAATGCGGTGGAATTGAATTCCTGAACCAGCGTGGATTTAAGAAATTTAAAATTTAGCCCTAATGAGATTTTGTTTATTGTGCGGGCATAAGATAAAGTGCCGAGATAATCACTTTGCGCATTTACCGTTTCCGAATTTTCGTTCAGGTCAATTAACTCAATATTCCCGGCAGAATAATACAGTATGCTGCAGGCAAGAACTCCTGCTTTTGTAACAGCACCGTAAGCAATTGAACTAAAATTATCTTCTGCAATTCCCCGCCTGTAAAATAACGATAATTGGTTGTTTTTCATTGACGCGATACCTGCAGGGTTGTAATGGACAGATGATAAATCGCCGTCACAAGCAGTGTAAGCCTCAGCCATACCGGACGCTTTCACGCTGGCAGGTAAAGAAAAAACAACACCCCCGGATGTACCCGATCCTGACGGGTAAATACCTGCAGGGGACAGAATACAAAGTAAACAAAGTAAAAAGAATAATTTTTTCATTATCGTACGATTGCGGTTTTTTTCTTTACATCAACACCGGAACCTTTTACATGAACAAGGTAGATGCCGGGAGCAACTTTATCATCGCCTGAATTTTCACATGCCCAGCTGACTATATTTTCAACTCCCGATACGGCGTCTACAGTTTCTTCCCAGACTAAATCACCTTTAAGCGTATATATTTTTATTTTCACCGTACCATTTGAGGCAGGCAGGAACCTTATTTTAGCTTCTTCACCCTTATCGGGTTGGATATAACCTTTTACACCGCCGAAAACCTTGGCATCACCGGGTAAAATAATTATATGAACGTCAGGTGCATCAACCGGGGTTGTTGGTGTGCCTGTCGCCGGAATACCGTATTTATTTTGCGCTTCGAGATAATAAGTATAGTTGTTACCGCTTGCTAATGAACTTGCTGAATATGTATATTTTCTTCCTGCTGAATATGTATTTGTATCTGCTGCTGTCATTGTGAAAGGTGAACCAAAAATCTCAACACTATTTTTTTTAATGTGAAGTTTGGGATATGTAGTTTCAGGTGCGATGTTATTTGGATCGGTATATTTTACTCTGAACACAAATGTTGTCGATGTGTTACCCATGTCGGGATACAAACCGCCGGCGGTGTAATTTGGTTCGCCGGTAAATGATAATACGGGTGCAGAATTAAGAAGTTTGACGGAATTATATGCATTTATCCTGCCGCCGGTAACCAGCTTGTCGGCAAGTCCCGATTTAAAATCTACACCGTCCAGTATTAACGCCCTCAGCTGTGCGACTGTCAGGTTAGATTTCCCGGACAACAGCAAACCTGCCAAACCCGATACATGGGGTGCAGCCATAGATGTACCTTGCTCATATGTATAATCATAAGAGGCAATTGACATCTGTTCCCGGGTAACCGTAAGATTATCGATGTAGACACCGTCAGCAACATTAACTGAATCAGAAAAAAATCCGAAACCAAAATACCAGCCTAACTCTACTACGGCGGTAATTGTTGATGCAACGACAGAACCCCCGCCGTTTGAACCGGTCCATGAATCAGTACCTAAAGCCTGCCAATCTGTTTTATCAGGTGATAGAACTGTAAACAGATAATCGGCATCCTGCTCAAGATTATATTTAATGAAGAAATTAAGCATATATCGGCTATCTTTTGTTTTTGGAATAAGCGAATCATACCCTACCCATGATGCTGTATTATTTGAGTAATTTCCGGCAGGACTATCTGTTAAACTATTCGGCGCAGTTGCAGAAAAAGAATTAGTTACCGCCCAGCTGCTAAGTACACCGCCTCTTGACCAGCCTGAAGGTACTTGCCCGACAGTATCAGTATCAAAATTTTTAGAGTATATGGTGAGAGGTGCACCGAAACTAAATGTCGGTATAGTGCTGTAAATATTTACACCGGGTGCTGCTACATCTACTTTTGTTAAACCGTAATTTGAAAAAACCGCTAAATTATCATTCTGGTCCGTTGCTGCAACTGAAATAATATTGTCAAGTGAATAATTTGCCGGGTAAACTGAATTTGAATCATTGTTAGTACCGTCATTTCCTGCTGCTGCTACAAATAAAACCCCTGCATTACCGGCCGATGATATTGAATCACGAAGTAAATCACCCGGTGCGTCGGTTCCTTCGAGACTAGCCCAACTGGCATTTATCACCTTGGCGCCTTTAGCAACGGCATAATTTATAGCGGGGATAGCTTTATCTGTAGTCATCATCCCGGAAACTCCCATGATTTTTAATGCCATAATTTTCACATTCAAGCATATACCGGTTATGCCGGTACTATTATTACTAATTGCTGCTATAGTGCCTGCAACATGAGTGCCATGTATGTTAAAATCAGTGGGGTCATTATCATTATCGGAAAAATCCCAGCCGTTAACATCATCTATATAACCGTTGTTATCGTCGTCGATTCCGTTACCTGCGATTTCTCTCGGGTTAATCCAGATGTTTGCTGCCAGATCAGGATGCTGAAGTGCAACACCGGAATCTATAACTGCAATAGTAATAACGCTTGTACCGGCGGCTATATCCCAAGCTTCGGGCGCATGTATGTCGGCACCCGCCGTACCGGCAACACCATTAACAGTCTGACCTGTATTATGAAGTCCCCACAGTTTTGTAAAATCAGTATCGTTAGGAGTAGAACAAAAATGATATAAATAATTCGGCTGGACATATTCCACGTCCGGGTTCAGGCGGTAACCGGCAACAGCATCCTCTACTGATTGCCCGGCTGCGATTTTTATACGATAGACTAATTCTTTTTTTTCGTGCGTTGCAAAGAAAGTACTGATTCCTGAAAAACCCTTAACAGCATGAAGTGCCTTAACCTGAGAACTGCTAAATCCTTTTCTATACTTTACAAGTATTTCACCAGGAACATAATCCTGAAAACTTATGCCCTTTGACTTCAGCGGTGATTTCTGCTGTGCGTTAATTATCCGGTACCCGCCGGAAACTGAAACAGCTATCAACAGAAATAATAATAATATAATTGCTTTTATGGGTTTTTTCATATTAAAAATTGGCAATATTCTCCTATTATTCATAATTAAGCATTGTAACTCAAGAATTTGGTTTTAAAGGTATGCAGAAATTTATTTGGAATCATTTTTTGGGATTTGTTCGTATCTTTTTGTTTCCATAAACATTCTAATAATACGGTTCTGCTCTTTCAACTGTTCAATAACAAATTTCCCAAGTTTATTTCTGGTAGGATTGTCAATTTGCGTGAGTTTGATTCCATATTCATTATTCTTTATCATATGGACAACTTTTCCGAAAAACTCACAGTCAACTCCGGGAGAAAGCAATAGACTAAATTTGAGGTTTTCACCTATCGAGATTTGCTCGCTAGTTTCAAGAGAAATTCCGACTAGAGATAAATCCACAATTCTTCCTTCCATATTTTTGTCCAATTTGCTTTGTAACGAAAAATTGCACGGGAGGTCCAGCATTACCCTGACAAATCTTCTCTGTTCTTCACATTTATGCATGTTTTTATTATATAAACTTTTCCAAAAAAATCAATAGAAAAAGGTGTCCGAGGTCCGTGTGTTAATCCAATAGGTAACTCCAAGTGATTATCCCTCGCTTACGCTCGGGATCATTTTTTTGGTCTCCGGTAGGGGACTCTAAGATGATTATCCCTCGTCTACGCTCGGGATCATTTTTTTGATCTCCGGTAGGGGACTCAAAAAAATAGATTTTTATTGCTTTTTTAGGGTTTCTTAATATAATTATTACGGCAACTATATTTAAACGAAATAAGCGGGAGGGATGTATGACTAAACAGTTTGTTGCGGTTCTTTTGTCTGTTATGATCAGTTCTACTCTTTTTGCAGCAGATATCATCCATTTGAAAAATGGTGATATACTGAAAGGCAAAATCATAGGAGAAGGCGGAGACACGTTTAAAATAGAAATGGAAAACCAGTCTAAGGAAATACAAAGAAAAGATATAGAAAAAATTGAATGGGAAAGCAAAAAAGAAAATACGGTAAAGGAAACTAAAAAAAACAAAAGTAAAACAGTTAATACCGTAAAAATCGCGCTGGATTTTGCCGGAACTAATCATGTTACAACTGTAAGCGGCAGCACCGGCAAAACTCATGTAAGACCGGGTGTTACACTGGCAGGTGAAACGTTATTGTCCGTACATAATAATATCAGATTAGGCATGGGACTGGCTATCGAATTCCCTCGTGTACAAACCGGTGCCGGGAAAGATAATTTTATGTTTTTGCCGTGGTACGGGATAGTACAAGTAAGCGATTTTAAAAAGAACGGGATAGCCCCCTATCTTACCATGCACCTTGGTCTTGCGGCATTTTTCGGGAGTGATGTTTATAAAGATTCAAACGAACAGAGGTTCCCGGGTTTCTACTTCGCAACAGGGATAGGAGCAGTTTCTAAAAAGAAGAATTTACAGGCAGAGTTATTATACGCAATGCATTCTTATACAACCTATAACACATTAAGATTATCTGCCGGTTACAATTTCTAAGAATGATTTGAGGACATCTACAAACCTAAATCTGAGCTTATTTTCTGCATGGCTGTGAGGCAGATTTCCGCAAACTGATCAACAGTAAAACCTATCTTTTCACATTCCCTTATTATGTCCCTGTCTACTGATGCTGCAAAAGATTTTTCTTTCATCCTTTTTACTATTGACTTGGGCTTAACGGAAGCTATTTTCTTGTCAGGATAGACAAGCGTTGTCGCAATTATTATACCTGTTATTGTCTCGCCGGCGGCAAGCGCATGGTGAAATTTTGTCTCTCTTTTCAACCCGTGCGCCTTTTCGTTGTGTCGCTTTATCGTATCGATTATAACATCATCTACATTATTTGATTTTAATATTTTTTCCGTCTCCAAAGTATGCGTATTCAAATCCGCATTGACAATTTCCACATCGAGGTCGTGAAGCAGTCCGGTAAGCGACCATAATTCCTTGTCTTCGCCAAGTTTTTCCGCAAGGTCCGACATGACAATTTCTGTCGCTAAACAATGTTTTATCATATTCGGATTTTTAATATGCTGGTTTAGTAATTCAAGTGATTTTTCCCTGCTAATACCGTATTTTGACATTTGGACCTCCGGAAAAAAATATTAAAAGATTGAAAGATTAAAAGATTAAGGATTATCCGCCCCGCCACTATTGCTTTGGCGGGCAAGCACTATTACTTTGGCGAGATTAGACTTTTCGCATTCTGCGTAAAGTCTAAGGTTTTGAAAACCATTCACCGGTAGTTTTTGCAACCGACAATTTCATTCCAAGATTTTGTCTTCTGGCTGGAATCATATCAACTATATCAAGACAACAGGTATTCAGGATTCTTTCCATAAGGAATACACACAACGGCGCACCTCCGCCACCGCCTCCGGCAACACATATACCCAATACCTGCTTGCCGCTAATGCCTTTCTTGCCGAAATCATGCCTGCATGTACGGCGAAAACGGTCAAGGAATGTTTTAAGACTTTCACTCAAATCAGAAAAATAAACAGGTGTAGCAATAACAACTTTATCGGCATTTTTTAAACTATCTACAATTGCTTTGAAGTCATCATCAATTATGCACTTGCCTTCAGTTTTACATATACCCCAACCGGTGTCTTCACACTGGCGGCAATGTTCAATTTTTTTCTTTGTCAAAAATATCTTTTCGCATACAGCATTATTCTTACCCGCGCCTTCTAAGAAAGCGTTGACAAGCGATGCTGTCTGCCCGATTTCGTTTCTACTCCCGATTAATACGACAATTTTCATACTTAGAACTCTACTGTTTTCCGGATTGAGGACCGTCCCCAATTACTATATTTTTTCTGAACCTTCTAATATTTCTCTTTTAATTTTCAATACTCCATCCTTTTCATTCTTAACACTCCATTTCACTAAAGTGATTTCTCCGTTCTCTATTTCCAAACCGGTTATGCAGCGAGGATGGACACAGCTGCCGGAATTAAAATATTGAACTTTATCTTTGTGCGGAAACCTTGGTCTATGCGTGTGTCCCGTAATAATTGTCTGGTTATTATCTTTGGACCATTTTATCAGACTTTTTTCTACTCTCAGACATTTTCTAAATACTTTCGCGGGACTCGTAGGGTCCTTAAAACCAAACAATTGAAGGTTCCGCCAAATATACCTGACAAAAAACCTACCTACCTTCCACAAATAATCGTTAATCAAGTCACCTTGATGGCCATGAACAAGAAACAATTTTTTTCCTGTTTTAGAATGCTGTAAAACCAGCATTTCACGGACAATAATACCGTCAAATAATGGCTTATATGATTCCTCGCGTTTGTCAAAATATCCAAAAAGCGTTTTTTCGGTTTTTGAGGGGCACTGCCGTTCCTTGTCGTGATTGCCGAATATAAGGTAAAGCCTTTTTTGTTCGTGAAAATTTTTCATCAGCCAAAATATATGGCTGTATGCCTGTCTTATATCGGCAAATTTTTTATTTTCAAAAAGTTCGTCACCATCGCCAAGTTCTATATATGTAAAACCATTTGAATAATAATGGTCCAGTGCATGAAAAAACGTGTTTTGGTTGTCCGCAAAGTTATCAGTCCAACCGCCGTCGCCGCGGTGACAGTCGCTGAATATAATAAACTTTGAAGAATCATCAAACATTACCGGTTCAGCAGAAGCCGCCCTGAACAGATTTGTCAGACATTTTTGCATAAACATAATTAACCTACCACTTCCTTTGCTCTTTCATAACCATGCTGTATACCATCCAGAATGGCTTTATGTTCAAACTGGAGTTCATCAATAAAATGTCTTGACGGGTCAATAATTTTACATTCTATATGGCGGTACTTATTTTTATAATAGTCGCTTTTTCCCCGCAATTCGTTTTTGAACTTTAATACATTGACGTCGTTTAACATCGTTTCATTTTTCATTATGTCGTCTATTGCTCTTAATATCACTGAAGTTATACTTTTGTATTTTTTGTTTTCAGCAGTTAAATTCAGGGGCATGCAGGGCACGACATAAATGGTGTCGGCACCTTCCTGGATAGCTTTTTTCAAAGGAACAATATCACGGACACCGCCATCTACCAATTGATACTCACCGGATTTTATAGGAGGAAATATTATCGGAATAGTGCAGGAAGCGAGTATCTTGTCGATATCTATAGTGTTTCTATCCCAATATTCCAATTTAGCTGTTTGCATATTTACCGTACCGACAAAAATGCTTGTTGTAGAGTTTTTTATTTTCTCTTTATCAAAATATTTCTCAAGAATTTTTCTAAGACCTTTAAGTTCCAGTAACCCGTTGGAATAACCAAACACCAACCCTAATATCCTGTAAATACTGGTAGAACAAATATCGCTTCTTTTCGTTACAGATTTCCACAAATCGTTCAATACCTCAAGGTCATGCTGGGCAACACAAAACGATTGCAGACTTCCGGTAGAAATACCGAAAACCATATCCGGAATTATTTTTTTTTCACCCATTAAATAATTCAATACGCCGACCTGAAACGAACCTTTAGCCGCACCGCCACTCAATACAAAAGCTACCTTACCCACAATTAACGCCCCCTTTATTACTTTATACTTTTACAACATATGCTTTTACCGGCTTATTTTTCCCTTTTATTTTAAAATGTGTTTCCGATTCTATAATATCTTTAATCGCTTCACAATACGTGTGTTCACCTATTATAATCGGTTTGTTTATTTCTCTTGTCATTCTTTCCAGACGTGATGCTATATTTACTACATCTCCCAACGCTGTATATTCCATTCTTTTTTGAGTTCCGATATTTCCAAGCACAACCTCGCCGGAGTTTATACCTATTCCCAACTCCATCTTCCAGTTAAAACCAATATCTTCTACCGGATTTTTGAAACCGGATACAGATTTGCACAATTCTATTGCACACCTTACTGCATTTTCCCTGTGTTTTTTATCGGCAATCGGGGCACCGAACTCTACCATTATCGCGTCACCGATAAATTTATCTATAATCCCGTTATACGAACTGATTTTTTCTATTGCAAGAGAGAAAAAACTGTTTAATACCGTTATCAGTATTTTCGGGTCAGTTTTTTCAGCCATATCTGTAAAATTTTTAATATCAACAAACATTATAGTGGCAGTTCTTTTCTCGCCGTCAACAGGTATTTTTTTCTGCAATATTTTATCCACAATCTCATCCGAAACATATCTTCCGAAAGTATCCTTTATGTATTCCTTTTCCTTTCTATCCATCAACCCTTTAATAAAAAGTTTATCAAAGTTTTTAGCTATCGCGTAACCGAGATAACCGCAAAGCACCAGCATCGCCACTTTTATCATTTCATTTACTATATCGTTACTAGTACCATAACCTGCCGGTAAAATCCCGTTATTATAAAAATTGTTTCCGGTAAACATAATAATTACTATGACAAAATATTCAAACCCGGCTAGTAAACCCGTATATATTGCATTTACAGGATCGTGCCTCCTTATTGAATAAAGTATTATAGGCATGTATACCGCAAACGAACTGCTAATCATAATAGACATGATTGAATTATGAGGGTCATACCTGCTGAAGTAAACTGATAAGGAAACGAGGGTTATGTCAACGGTGGAAGATATATAACCGGCAAACCTGACATGTTTTTCAATCCCGAACAGGACCAGGAGAACAACAGAATAAACTGCAGCTACCAAAGTAATAAAAAGATTTACTTTGTCGGATAAATTAAATGATTTATTCGCTATCCCCATTAGCAGCACAAGAACAGCAATTAAAATGGAAAGGATAAGCCTGAAATACGCTATATCTTTTTCACCTTTAATAATGTTCGGGTAGATTAGGTTATAGAGTTCTGAATCTTTCTGGTAAGACAGGTTATCTAACATTTAAATTTGTTGCCATCTACGATTTCATATGGTTTTACGGTCTTATTTGTTTAAAAAGTCTGAGGAACTCGATTGTTGGTGTAAGTTTAGGATTTAGTTCTGTCGCCTTTGCAAAATCCTCCATCGCATTTTGATGCTCACGCAAGTCGACATATGCGTTCCCGCGGTTATAATACGCCACCGCATATTTAGAATCTAATTCTATAGCCTTAGTGTAATCTTTTATTGCATTCCGGTAGTCATGCAAACCGGAATAAACAATCCCGCGATAATAATATGCAAGCATATATTTAGAATCTAAATCTATAACCTTGTTAAAATCTTCTATCGCATTCTGGTTGTTATTCAAACCGGCATAAGCAATCCCGCGGTTATAATACGCCGGTATATATTTTAGATTTAGTTCTGCCACCCTGTTAAAATCACTTATTGCATTCTGGTAGTCCTGCAGGACGGCATAAGCAAGCCCGCGATTATAATACGCCATCAGGTTCTTTTGGTCTAATTCTATTGCCTTGGTAAAATTTTTTATAGCATTTTTGTACTCGCTCAAATATATATACGCAAGCCCGCGGTCAATATGCGTGTTTGCATCCCCGGTATCTAATTTAGTGGTACAACTTGTGCAAAGACATAATGTCAAGATTAATAAAACGCTTTTGAATAATAAATACCTTTTGGTTTTATTCATAACTTCTCCCATTACAATAATATATCCGCCGTCTTCTACTGCTACATTTTAAATATTCTTGAGGTCAATGTCAAGTATTCAGTAAATAGCTATTGACAAAAATAAGATTGTATGATATATTATATTCAACAAGGTGATATACATTATGCAACATATTAAAGGCAGTGATTATTCTGAAGATGTCGGTTATCTTCTAAAAAAGCAGAGAACAAAAAATAATTTAAGTATCCGGAGTTTAGCCGTGAAAGCAGGTGTTTCTCCTGCAATTATATCCCGTATTGAACAGGGACACACGTCGCCGTCATTTATCACTTTAAAAAAAATACTGGACCCGCTTAAATTAAACTTCGCCGCTTTTTTCTCAATGGAGAAATCTGAAACAGATAACCCGGTCATAAAAAAGAAAAATATGAAAAAAATCCATGGAATCGGCAAAAACATGGAAATGGTTTTAATAAGCAGCGAAAAACCGGGTAAAATCCAGATGTTTATTGAAAAATATTACCCCGGCGGAAACTCCGGCGACGAAATGCTGATTCATGATTCGACAGAAACAGGAATATGCATTAAAGGTAAACTTAAACTCGAGCTTGCCGGAAAAACTTACTTTATATCAGAAGGCGACGGCTGGCTGTTTGATTCGAAATTGCCCCATAAATTTTCTAACCCGGGAAATAAAAAAGCGATATTAATTTCGTCAAACACACCGCCGGTATTTTAATATAATAAAGGAGGCACTATCAATGAAAAAAAATATAAAAGTAGAATTTTTATATTTGAACAGGGAAGACGTTCTTAGTCTCGGTTTGTCAATGAAAGAAGTTATAACTGAAGTAGAAAAGGGGCTCGTTGAGCATGGAAAGAAAAAGGTAGAAATGCCCCCCAAGCCGGGAATTCATACTTTTCCCGACGCTTTTATCCACGCAATGCCTATTTATATTCCAAAATATAAAGCTGCAGGGATGAAATGGGTCAGCGGTTATCCCCAGGCAAGAAAATATGGATTGCCGTATATAATGGGAATACTTGTCCTTAATGACGCGGGAACGGGTGCGCCATACGCTATTATGGAATGCGGTTTTGAAACAGCGATGAGGACAGGAGCAGTTACAGGCATAGCGGCAAAATACCTGGCAAAAAAGAATTCACAGGTTGTCGGCATTTGCGGGCTGGGAGAACAAGCCATATA from the Elusimicrobiota bacterium genome contains:
- a CDS encoding adenylate/guanylate cyclase domain-containing protein encodes the protein MLDNLSYQKDSELYNLIYPNIIKGEKDIAYFRLILSILIAVLVLLMGIANKSFNLSDKVNLFITLVAAVYSVVLLVLFGIEKHVRFAGYISSTVDITLVSLSVYFSRYDPHNSIMSIMISSSFAVYMPIILYSIRRHDPVNAIYTGLLAGFEYFVIVIIMFTGNNFYNNGILPAGYGTSNDIVNEMIKVAMLVLCGYLGYAIAKNFDKLFIKGLMDRKEKEYIKDTFGRYVSDEIVDKILQKKIPVDGEKRTATIMFVDIKNFTDMAEKTDPKILITVLNSFFSLAIEKISSYNGIIDKFIGDAIMVEFGAPIADKKHRENAVRCAIELCKSVSGFKNPVEDIGFNWKMELGIGINSGEVVLGNIGTQKRMEYTALGDVVNIASRLERMTREINKPIIIGEHTYCEAIKDIIESETHFKIKGKNKPVKAYVVKV
- a CDS encoding tetratricopeptide repeat protein, with the translated sequence MNKTKRYLLFKSVLLILTLCLCTSCTTKLDTGDANTHIDRGLAYIYLSEYKNAIKNFTKAIELDQKNLMAYYNRGLAYAVLQDYQNAISDFNRVAELNLKYIPAYYNRGIAYAGLNNNQNAIEDFNKVIDLDSKYMLAYYYRGIVYSGLHDYRNAIKDYTKAIELDSKYAVAYYNRGNAYVDLREHQNAMEDFAKATELNPKLTPTIEFLRLFKQIRP
- a CDS encoding cupin domain-containing protein; translated protein: MQHIKGSDYSEDVGYLLKKQRTKNNLSIRSLAVKAGVSPAIISRIEQGHTSPSFITLKKILDPLKLNFAAFFSMEKSETDNPVIKKKNMKKIHGIGKNMEMVLISSEKPGKIQMFIEKYYPGGNSGDEMLIHDSTETGICIKGKLKLELAGKTYFISEGDGWLFDSKLPHKFSNPGNKKAILISSNTPPVF